A window of the Ipomoea triloba cultivar NCNSP0323 chromosome 14, ASM357664v1 genome harbors these coding sequences:
- the LOC116005356 gene encoding uncharacterized protein LOC116005356 isoform X1, whose protein sequence is MPFKQSMMQAPARHSRGKRVVKCNAPPHVQEVKCVMPNKRGEAMERPVLNYSQPGKPIKGKNTSQKQYSLLLTILVFTAVATYAGLYNYSIIFPLNDNSTKHLGRRSINAKDVLFSPRLFPSGFWFLTATTFTFVSSVILIFVAICLQDGCKCGFGVRVLSSFVLAALFVSYVVMVKQVVPHFVVITWNGHILTGFEMLCLCTLFLALLSLAVALMVRWLWSFVRRSGRAIVGKVVGELHV, encoded by the exons ATGCCATTCAAACAAAGCATGATGCAGGCACCAGCAAGACACAGCAGGGGCAAGAGGGTTGTGAAATGTAATGCCCCTCCACATGTTCAG GAGGTTAAATGTGTGATGCCAAACAAGAGGGGGGAGGCCATGGAAAGACCAGTTTTGAACTACTCGCAACCAGGGAAACCAATTAAGGGGAAGAATACATCTCAAAAGCAATATTCTCTGCTGCTAACAATTCTGGTTTTCACTGCTGTAGCTACCTACGCTGGTCTCTATAACTACTCAATCATATTTCCACTCAACGACAACAGTACTAAACATTTGGGAAGACGATCAATCAATGCCAAGGATGTTTTGTTTTCTCCCAGGTTGTTTCCAAGTGGGTTTTGGTTCCTTACAGCCACAACCTTCACGTTTGTGTCGAGTGTGATTTTGATATTCGTGGCAATATGCTTGCAGGATGGTTGCAAGTGTGGCTTTGGGGTTCGAGTATTGTCATCATTTGTCTTGGCTGCCTTGTTTGTTAGTTATGTGGTGATGGTAAAACAGGTGGTTCCACACTTTGTGGTGATCACTTGGAATGGCCACATTCTAACAGGGTTTGAGATGTTGTGTTTATGCACCCTCTTTTTGGCCCTTCTTTCACTGGCTGTCGCACTCATGGTGAGGTGGTTGTGGAGTTTTGTTCGTAGAAGTGGACGAGCAATCGTTGGTAAGGTCGTGGGAGAATTGCACGTGTAG
- the LOC116005356 gene encoding uncharacterized protein LOC116005356 isoform X2, protein MPFKQSMMQAPARHSRGKRVVKCNAPPHVQEVKCVMPNKRGEAMERPVLNYSQPGKPIKGKNTSQKQYSLLLTILVFTAVATYAGLYNYSIIFPLNDNSTKHLGRRSINAKDVLFSPRMVASVALGFEYCHHLSWLPCLLVMW, encoded by the exons ATGCCATTCAAACAAAGCATGATGCAGGCACCAGCAAGACACAGCAGGGGCAAGAGGGTTGTGAAATGTAATGCCCCTCCACATGTTCAG GAGGTTAAATGTGTGATGCCAAACAAGAGGGGGGAGGCCATGGAAAGACCAGTTTTGAACTACTCGCAACCAGGGAAACCAATTAAGGGGAAGAATACATCTCAAAAGCAATATTCTCTGCTGCTAACAATTCTGGTTTTCACTGCTGTAGCTACCTACGCTGGTCTCTATAACTACTCAATCATATTTCCACTCAACGACAACAGTACTAAACATTTGGGAAGACGATCAATCAATGCCAAGGATGTTTTGTTTTCTCCCAG GATGGTTGCAAGTGTGGCTTTGGGGTTCGAGTATTGTCATCATTTGTCTTGGCTGCCTTGTTTGTTAGTTATGTGGTGA